GGAGAGGCACGGCGGCATCATGCCGATGCTAAACAGGCATCTCTCCGTCCAACCTGGAAGGACAGATCATGCCCGGCAAGCTCGTCGTTCTGAAGTGCACCCTGTTTGACCGGACAGGCAGCGGGGTGGGTTTAGGCAGTCCGGCTAGGGCGCCGTCAACCAGCTGGCGTAGGCGCGCACGTCAATCATGGGCACGGTGCCGCACTCCTGCAGACGGGCAATCAGCTCAAGCAGGAAAGCCGTTGCAGGCTTGCCCTGGGCGGTAACCGTTCCACAGCCCTGATCCGTGCATCCGAACAGGCCGTTGGCAGCAACGCACCCAAGATCGATGCGGCTATCATCGTCCGCGTCCGACAGCGCCTCGATGAGCGTATCGCCCAGAGGCGGGCTCCATCCGCTCTCAAAGGTCAGCAGGCCGCCAATGATCCGGTGCGGCGTCTTGGGCTCCGCTTTCCCCTGCAGCCACGGCACGGGCATGCTCGTCCTGTGCAGCCGGCGGACGCTTGCGATCTTGCCGTGCGCGTAGCCAACCTCTCGGGCGTTGATCTCCTGCTTGCATTCAAAAACCGCGTAGACGCTCTCAGCCGGTATGATCGTCTGGCCATGCAGCTCAAAGATGGGTGGCGTGTACTGGCGATCGTAAATGACGACATCAATCTGATCGCTGAACGCGTTGCGGCTGTCGGCAACATGCGCCTTCGCTGCCTGGTAGCGCTTCGGCAGGTAGGTGTTGAATAGATCAAGCCACACGCCCTCTGTCGCGTCCCCCTTCGTACCAGGATGGCCGAAGGCGCGGCGCGACGATGCCAGGCTCTGCTGCACGCGTTCATGCAGGCCGGAAAGCAGATGTTCGAGGGACCATTCGCTCATGTGACGATCTGGTTCCAATCCGAAGCGGCAAGGGCACGTCCTGCAGCCATCTTGATTTTCCTTTTCTCCTCTGCGGACAGTTCATCCGACAGGATGTTGTTCGTATTGGCCGGGTCAATCACACGGGCACTTTCAAATTTTGTGGTCAGATATCCGAAAACTTTCCAGACATTGTTGGCCAGCGTGGTGTATGGCGCCCCATATAACGCAGCAATCACTGTCATTTCGAGATAGAATGATGTGAAATCCAATTGCTTCTGGTTCCGCCATAGCTTCAAGACTCGCATTTCCTGCGTCCTATAGCTGGCTGAGACGTGCTGAATATGTTTATCGACGTTGGTCTTGGTCCAAGTGTCGGCACGGCGGCGGAACAAGCTGTGATCCTGGGAAATCCAGTCCTGCCGTCGTCCAGGCACCAAATCAACGTCGTAACTTACGCCTGCGATATTAGCTCTGATACCAATGGAAACATTCTGCCGCTTCGGGTTAAAGCCCGCGCGTTCCATATGGGCAAACAGTTTTTCGTAAATTTCCTTGAGTGTGTGCGGCGTACTCTGAGCTAACGACAGAAACAGGTCTATATCGGTGCCGCTCCTGTTTGCGGTGCCCTTGGCAAAGGATCCACTTGGCGCTATGCCCATCAGGTACTGGCCGCCCCACTCTTGCAAAATCGGGGTAAGTGCTCCCCGAAGTGATCGCACAGGCGAGTAAAGGCCAATGTCGACCGCCTCGCGAATAAGAATGTTCTGCAGGTAAGTATCTGCACTCATCCTAGATTATACTCGGCTGCGTCGATTCCTTTGCCTTCGGAACATACCGCTGCACGATGATCTCCCCTTCCCGTCTGCGGGCCTGGGCAATGTCGTAGGCGTTCTGCATGCGCATCAGCGTGTCCATCTTCACGCCGAAGGCCTTTTCGATCCGCAGGGCCATTTCCGGCGACAGCGACACGCGCTCGTTCAACAGCTGCGAGAGGGTCGGCCGCGTGACGCCGAGCGCTTCAGCGCCTTCGGTCACGGACAGCTCGTGCCCTTCGATGATCTCCGTGCGGATGAAGCTGCCCGGATGCGGCGGGTTCTTCAGCGTATAGCCTTGCTCGGTCATGTGATCTCCCTCCTTGGAGCATGAATGTCCGTCAGTGATAATCCTCGTAATCCAGGTCAAATATTTCGACCTGATCGCCGTTGATCATGAACGTGATGCGCCAGTTCTTTGTCACGTGCAGCGCCCACAGGCCTGCCCGGTCGCCGTGCTGGAACTGGTGCGGCTTCCATGTTGGCAGGGCGTGCAGCTCGTCCTCGCTGCCCATGGCTTGCAGGAAGAAGACGATCTTCTGGACTTTATCGACCACGGCAGCCGGCAGGCCGGCCGTGCTGCCCGTCTCGATCAGCCTCCTGAGGCCTTTGTGCCGAACGTTCCTGATCTTCATACAAAGCCAGTCTACCAGATGCGTTCGGTGTAAGGCAACACCTAACACATTCTCTTCGCCAAGCCTCTTCGGCTGCTGCCGCTGGCGCGGTCGACGCCGATCCTGGTCCGATTGCCGGCCCGTGGCTGCAGTGTGAAGCGGCTGGGGTGTCTGAGTAGGGTCAAAGCGCCATGGGCCTACGGGCGGGGATCTCTGGCCCGCCATGCTCCTGCCCGCTTCCGGTGCTGCACTGGGCCTTGGCACCGTAAGCGGAGGCGGATCATGCTGGCGCGGGTGATAGGTTAGTTCCGGGCACGGTACACGCCGGTCCTGCTGCCTCCGGCTGTATACATCCCCACAGTACCACCAAAACAGGGGCGATCCTCGGACGCCGCGGCGGACCATTACCCGCCGCTGCAGGACAAGGTCGGCCTCGGCCATCCCGACGCCGTCGCCGTTGCGGACGAATTCGAGTCCGGCGATGAAATCTGGGCGTTCTGCAGTCCGCTGGAGACCTGGCAGGCCAAAGGCGGCCGGAAGGGCGTCGCCCTGGTCCGGGACGGCCTGGTGGTCCGGTCTGTGGTGACGATGCTCAACTGACCGGTGTCGGCGCCTTACCCGCGCCACCAGGGCCGCCGACCTTGCATCGAACAGCTGCGGCGGGCGCTTTCAGATTCTGCCTCGTAGCGGCCCGTCGATTTTAAGGCCCGTGGGCGCGTTCCAGCTTCCAGACGGCCCAAACCACCTCCGGACCGTCAGACCCTATCAGGCGGTCCGGAATTGTCTGCCACGACGCGATCTTGCGCCACCCTGCCCTTCCGTTCCTTGTTCGATCCGCGCCGGAGGCGTGGAGCGACCGCCCCGTAGGGGCGGAACCCTGATGTTCCTCGTCCCGATACTTTAAGCGCACCGTCGCGCGCAGCGGCAGGCAAGGGCGGCGTAGCCGGGACCGGAGCCACGCGCAGCGAAGCGAGCATGGCGAGGACCCACCCCTTGCCAGAGCGAGCACGGCGGTAAGCTGGCGGTCGGGATGAAACAAAGTCAGCCGCAGGTTGTCCGCTTAGAGGTGCGTTAGCGCCTCCCGCCGCATAGCGGCACGATAGAGACAGCCGAAGGCTGACCGATTGGCCGCTGCAGGCGGCCCTCTTGCGTCAGAGGCAGCTACTGGATGGTCGAGACTACAGGCTCGGAGAACGCTGTTAGGCGCGATTAGGCGCGACCCACAGGGCGACGCCCGGATTCTTCTTTATTCAGGATTCTAAGATTCTAGATTCAGGCGCCGATCAAATTGGTAAATCAAAGGTTTATAACTTTAAATGTGAGGGATTGGGGGACTCCTGTGAGGGATTGGGGGGAAAGGGCCCGATTCTATGAGGATTCGGGGGCTTGAAATGAGGAATCGGGGGCGCAACTATGAGGTTTTGGGGGAGCCGTCCCCACCTTCTCCACACTGCCTGGTGCCCAACTATGAGGTTTCTCCCCCAAAACCTCATAGTTGCGCCCCCGATTCCTCATTTCAAGCCCCCGAATCCTCATAGAATCGGGCCCTTTCCCCCCAATCCCTCACAGGAGTCCCAAAACGAAGAAGCAGCTTCAGGATGCCGAGTCTGCAAAGCAAGCTCAGCTTGACGCAGATATTGCAGCAAACCTGAAAAGCTTCCGACAAGCTTGTTATGACGCTTACAGTGCCGCTCCTGTAGGAGCGTCATTCTCACATGCGCATAATCCACTGCTAGTGGAGGCGGGTTTCAAAGCAACCAAGCGGTTCGCTCACGACGATAATGGACGGCGAACAATCGTGATTTGCATGGTGTCAAACGTTAGCTACAGTTGGGGAGATAGAAGTCGATACGCACTTAAGTGCACTCAAAACGGAGCAGGTGTATCGACCCAATTCACACTCGTATCTAAAAACGACTGCACTATCTCAGAGTAATATGGCATTGATCAGTGCTCAACGATCTCATCGCCAGCCGGAGTGATCCGCCACGCTTCGATGCGTGCGCGGATCAAAACATGAGCCTCGACGTCGTTCCCCCAGATTTCCACTGATCTTGCTTCGTGATGACATAGAATGGCGATGATGACCTCGGCAGGGCCAGATCGGATCACCGCAACGTCTTGGCCGTCAACGAGCAGCGACAACCATGAGAAGCCCTCTGTGGGCACATTCCGACACGCGCAGTCGACGCATTGGCATGCTGCCTCCAGCCACCATGTCGGATCAACGACGTCGCTGATCTCAGTGAACTGATCAAACCTCTCGGCGAGAGCTGCACGATCGCTGAGAATGGCATTCCTGGGCACGTCGAGACCTCTGCTAGCGTGACGGTACCGTCGTCAGCACAGTCTAGCTCTGGCTTATCTGATCATCTGCCGCCGGTCGACGTCGATCTCTGCGCTCGACATCAGTGTCATCCTTCTTCAGGATGGCGTTACCCCAGTTGAGATTTCCTGTAGGGATCTCTCTGACCACTTCCTGCGAAATACCATCAGGGTTCTTTATCAATCCCTGCTCGGTAGCCACATGCTTGAACAGCTTGAGGATAGACTCGATACTTGTGACGCTAGCCTCTAGCTGCTTGACAACGTACGTTCGCTCGAAAGCACTTCCTTCTCCAAATATGATCGAGAAATCAGCTTTGATCGTAGTGCCGTAATCTAAAGGACAAAGTGCTTTCGGGATCATTATGATGCGTTGACCGTCGTGGGCAACGCTGGTTACGAACTTCTCAGAGTTCGTAACGGAGACAGGCCAGTCGATTTCGACGATTGCAACAGTTGGCACCAGGGCTTGATGCTTATCGAGGACGTCCAGATCGTGGATGGCTCGAAGCCCACGATTGCCGTCCTTATATGGTGCAATGTGTTCTATAGCTTCGATGAACTTCTTTCCAATACGATTGAGGCGTCGCGCTCTAATTTGTTCGTGAAGGCGATCTTTGTCTCGGGCAAACGGGAAATGAACGTAGCCGATATCCTGCGGGTTGCCCTTTGTCAGCCGAAAGATGTCTGAGACCATCAGATCCAGTGATGCTCGAAGGTTGTGGATGACATCTCCGATAGCTGCACCCCACTCCAGCGGGATCTTTTCACGCTGTCGATAGACGAAGGCAGAGCTTTCCCAGCCCACACCGGCACTCATCTCGTCGTCATGTTCGAAGACGATCCGTACAGCGCCACGTTCAAAGAACGAGGTCACTTGTCTGTCGAGATCATCAAGGTGATGCTTGGCTCGGTTGATCTTGATCTCGGCGGACTGGAATGGATCGAGCAACATCACTTCCCGTCATACCGACTTACATTGCGACAGCACAGTCATTGCGGTTCACCGGACCCAGAGATGAAGTCGGTGAACGTCTACTATGCTGCAAGGCCTGTGAGATCTGCCCCTGGCGCCAACCGCGTTGATGCGTCGAGGATCTCGACACCAACGATCCGACCTTCGGCGTCGACGTCGACGATGATACCGGGCCGCACTTCTTCACTCTCGACAACTGCCGCTGTCGACAACGGGATGTAGAGCGCATCCACCGCGGGATCGTACTGGTGCTTCATGCTGACGATCCTCCCTTCAAAGCGCGCGTTCTCTTGCGGTCCAAGAACACGGTGACGATGACTTCGTTACCATCCTTGGGATCGTATACCACACGCAGGACGCGGCAACCCGCTTCTGGGATTGCAGCGTAAGCCCGCAATCGTCCCGGATGATCGGGATCGGGCTCTAGGATCTCTGGTGCCGCGACCGTTCGTTCAGCCCATATGGGGTCTATGCCACGGCGGATCGCCCGCTCATGGGCGTGAACGCTCCAGATGATCGCCATACCCAGTCGAGCCTCTAGGCTACGTCACATGGATCGTTGACGAGCCGTGCGGATGTGCTCACCGGGGGGATGCGCATTACCGTCAGTCCGCGCAGCAAGCTGACATCCATGTCGGCAGCTTGGATCCATCCGCAGCTCATCCTTGCAGCTCCTTGGGTTAGCCGCATCAAAAACGTAAGTAGAAACTTGCGAACGTAAGCGACTGCATGTAGAGGCTTACGCATGTCAGCGATTGTTGGTTTTGTCTCACAAAAAGGCGGAGTTGGGAAATCGACCCTGGCTCGCGCTCTGGCCCGCGAGGCCGCAGCCGGCGGCTTGTCCGTCAAGATCGCTGACTTGGACCATGAGCAGGGCACCGCGACGAACTGGGCCCGCCGCCGGATGGCCGCCAACCTGGAGCCTTTGGTTCCCGTCGAACCCTTCCGAACCGCCGCCGATGCGTTCAAAGCCGCTGCATCCGTGGATCTATTGATCGTGGATGGGCCTGCGCGCGCGTCCGCAGGCACCCTGGAAATCGCCAGGGGTGCGGCCCTGGTCGTCCAGCCGTCCAGCACGTCTGTCGACGATCTGGAGCCAGCCGTGATCGTGTTCAACTCCCTCGCACGGGCTGGCATCCCTCGATCGAAGCTAACCTTGGCCCTAGTGCGGGTTGGGACGGAGGCTGAGGAAGCTTTCGCGCGATCGTATGTGGGGGAGGCTGGTTATGACGTGCTGGCTGGTGCGCTCCTAGAGCGTCCCGCCTATCGGCAGGCGCAGAACGACGGACAGGCGGTCACAGAAGTTCGGTTCAAAGGCCTCAGCGAACGCGCCGACGCACTGGTCCAGGCGATCATCGACCGCGCTGGTTTGTAAGTAAAAAATGACGTGAACTAACGAGCGTAAGATGGCGACATTCACAAAGCGACATACGGCGCCGAAACCGCCTTCACTTGAGGTCGCAATGGATCTCGCGGCCCGTGCCGAAAACGCAACCGATCCTCCATCCCCTTCTGTCGAGAAACCCGCACGGCGCCCCAAGGGCAGACCGCCAAACCCGGAACCCCGAGTGGTGTTCGGAACACGCCTCAAAGCAGCGACGATCGACGAGGTCGAAGCCCTGAAGGTGGGGCTGCGAATGCGGATGCAGGGTGAGGCAATCGAACGTGCGGTGGCTTTCTACCGAGCGCACGTCATCGCAAAGACCCGCGTGAGGCTTGAGCTGGGTCAAGAGACTGACGACAAAACGGTGCTGCTAGCAGCGCACCGGGCAGACTATGCAGCGGCCGACGGGCCACTGGATGACCTGCGGATCGAGGTACGACCAACCCGCACAGAGGCCGATCGTCGTGAATGACCCGCACGTCGTCGCTGTCCGCTACCAAGTTCTGAAGAGTGCCAGTGGCGATTTTTCGAAAGCGGTACTGCTTGAGTACGCGACGGATCGTTTCGATCTGAGGGCACACGACGACACTGTTGTATTCATGATGAGAAGCCACTGTGCGACTGAGGAGGATGCGCTCTCGATAGTGCAGCCGTATGTCGATGCATGGCACGTCTCAAGTGACCTATCGATCACGCCGAACGCGTTTCGCTTGAAGCTTACGAACGTTGAGATTATCGATCGAGCACCCTCGCGCGGCGCGTCGCTACGAGTCTCGGAGATGTCCGATAGATGCTCGATCGACGTTTGCACCGCGATGGCGCATCACTCCGAATTTCCCCCGCTACCGAACGGGATCGTCATATCGGACGATGTAAAAAGCATGCATTGGCAGTACGTCGGATACTGTGAAGGTCGACTATCGCTGACTTCAGTAGCATATTATCTTCTGACGGTTTTGACAGACAGAGATGGTGGTCTGAAATCGGCATCTAAATATTTTACGATCTCTCCAGACGTACTCAGAAAAGTCGGTGAGCTGTCGACCACGAGGGGGGGCGCTGAGGCTCGAAAAGCGGAGGGGCGAAAAGCGGACTTGATGCCGACGGAGCGCAGATGGCTGGAAGAAGCCGCCAAGATGATGGTCCGGCGTGCCGCTGAGGTAGCAGCCGATCCCAAGGGACCGCATTCGCAGATCACTCTTGCGGATCTCCCTCCCCTGACGATCTCCGAGGGTTAGCGGCTTGTTCAGCCTTGATGGCTTTCGCAACCTCCTCGAAGATCGTCCGCGCATCAGGGTTCTGACGCAGCTCGTGATCGGCCTTCTCAACATGACCGAGATCAATCGGACCGATGTGCGTAACGAGAGCACGACATACGTCGTGGATCTCATCTTGTAGCTGTTTGTCGAACCCGAGCACGAACGATCCGGCGACCGTCACGAGGGCGAGGGCTGTAGCTATCTCGTTGAGACAGACCACTGCGCCGATACCCTGCCAACCTAGACCGATACCCGGCACGCCTAGCAGGTTGTGAGACTGCGGCACGGTATCCGGAGATACATGCGCCGCACGACCGCTGAGAAGTCGATAGCGATGCTCATCGATCGGTGCATCAATGCCCCCTGCTATGAGGCGCATCCGAACGCTAACGGGGCTAAAGCTCCTGCGCCGTGCTCCTTCAGATGCGGTCATCCATTCCGCGAAAGAGGCAGGCTCTACCCGGAAGAGGAACAAGAGGTTCGCGATCTCTCCAAGGCTGCGGCAGAGTAGGAGCGCTTCGTCGTAGCTGCCGAAGCGCATGAGCCGCAGTGCCGCGAGCGTCTGGGCTGTTGCCCGTCCGCATAGGTACTCGATGCGGTGGTGGCCTCCCTGACACCCCCACCAGCAGGACGCCATCCTGTCGAGGTAACCGACAACCGTCCCCACCGCGGCGTAGCAGGCTGATGCCTGTAGCCCGAGTTGGACCCAGCGTTCGTCCGTAACCGCTGCTACGCGATCCTGATTGTCGAAGATCCTGTCGAGCAGATCCTTGCCGGTGAGCAGCGGCCGATGAGGCTTTGTATCGTCGGTCATCGACCGTTCGCCGAAGGTGACGGTAAACAAACGCTTGCGCGTTTCGACGCTTGGCCGCACGCTGTATCGGTCGCCGGGGACTCACCCGGGAAGGATCAAGATGCCGTAGCAGCCTAAGACGCCAAAGGCCCCGTCCCTGGCAGGACGAGGCCCTTGAAAATCTAGTCGGCCTACGCCGCCCGAACAGCGAGTAGGTTACCAGACGCCCCTTGGGCGTCAACGGGGATCTGCGTTTTTCGTACGACGAAAACGCTTCCCCGCGATGATGCGTGTGGATCTGCGACGGCCCGAGAGGGCCAAAAATGATCGACGTCGAAATCACGCGGGCGCAGATCGCCCGAGCACCGCGGAGCGAGATCTCCGGCATTCTGAGCTGCGTTTATGGGGCCCTCGCGGCTGGCGAGATCACCGAGGACGAGGCGGCAGTTCTCGAAGCTGCCGGGAACCTCCGGCGCTCCCTTCCACCTGCCCCCCTCCCGCTCGAAAAGTTGTCGGATCGCGCCCGCGAACGTCGGCAAGCATCGCGCGCCGACGGCGCTGGGCCGCATCCAGTCGACTTCCACCAGCTCTCGCCGAACAGTTCACCCCGTCCGAGACCGGTGTTCTCGCACTGATCGCGGCCGAGGTTGCCCGTCATGGGGATTGTCGTCTCGCAGTCGAGCACATGGCTGCTGTGGTCGGTACGTGCGCAACCGTCGTCCGCAGCGCGATCCGTGAGGCCCGCCGACTTGGGCTGCTCAGTGTCGAGGAGCGGCGCCGCGCTGGTCGGAGGAACGACACAAACATTTTGCAGATCGTTTCGGCCCTGTGGGCCGGTTGGCTTCGGTTAGGACGTCGAGGTTCAGGGGGGGTGCCTTCGGATTTGCGAAAGCCACGCACATACAAGATCTTAAATCCGATCAACCTGTGAAAATCGAGGCTAGCGAACCCGTTAGAAGGCTGCCGAGGGGCAGTGATCGACGTCAAACACACAGCCCAGGTCAGAATCGAGGCGGGTGGTAGGTCAGGTAGGTCAGAAAACCGCCCGTACCCTGTCGACGGAGCGCCGGCCCAGCAGATCGGCGATCATCATGTCGTCGACGATCATCGCGTCGATCGCACGTACCTCGGCCGCAACCTCGGCCGGGAGCATTGTCGCGACTTGGGCGAGACGCATCCTGATCCTGGTGATCGTCCGCTCGCGAACCCGTGCGCTGACCGTGCGGTGTCGCTCGTGGCTGCGCATGTAGCTGCTCTCACGTCCGCACCAATCTCTCGAAAACGCCTCACGACTCGCCGTCAAACTGAGATTAGAGAGCCTAACGTAAACACGCATGAGCTGATGTCCGTACATACTGCCTCTTCAATAGTGCAACCGGATTTAGATCCGGACTAAATAGCCTCGTCTGCCAGGACAAGGTACACCATCACATGGACGAGAACATCATTCGAGCGAGCGTATACCACTACGCCCGACAGTATTTAACGGGTCCGCACCCTCAGCTTGAGCCCCGAAACATCGAAGGTGCATGCGTATCGGTCGCACGAGTACATGTACCGGGTTGGCCGGTAGACGTCAGGGCCTACCGGTTGCTCGTCGAGCAGCTAGACGCCGGCTGGTCCGCAGCGATCCATGTTGGGCTACGTTCCGACCAGCCGTGGCGCGCACAAGTCGATCAAACCTGGGACGATACCGGCAATCACGGCGGCCCTGCTGGCGCCCATGAAGCCTTGGTCGACTGGCTGCGTTCGCTGTGACCCCTGTCGATCATCAGGCTGCCGAGGCCATTCTCGACGCTCTCGCGGAACGTGATCAGCGACGGCGTCAAGCGCATCCTCGGTCAGCGGGCAATCATGCTCTGCGGGCTGGTCACGCGGCGCTCCAGATCGCTGACGTCGGTGCCATTGGGCGCATCGCCTACGCCGTAACCCTCGTATACAATCCGTCCCGTTCCGCCCAAGCCGCTGGCCCGTGCAGGCAGATCTCGGCAGATGGGACGATCCAAACGATCCCCGCGGCAAACCGGGTACGGGACGGCTCGATACGGCCGGAGCGTGTCCAAAAGGATCTCGACGGACTGCATCTCGACGTCGATCGCCAGTTGTTCGGATCGCACTTCAACCGGTTCCCGGAAGAACGTCGAACGTCCTTCCGCGGCGTCATCGAGAATGTCTCGACGAACATCCATGTACACATCACGTGGTCCGTACCGGTAGAACGTGCAGACGAATTTCCCCGTGCCATATCGAAGGCGTGGCACAGGTACGCCCCTGGTGGGTCGGTACAGGCCGATCCGATCCGCGATGACGGACAAGCGTGGGGTTGGTACACCACCAAGTGTAGCTTGGCTGATCTCAATGATCCCGATCTTTTCGTGGCATCACGATCGATCGCAGCGAAATAACCGTAGACAACAAGGTCGGGGCTGTCGGCACGGGTGACAATCAACACCTGATATAGGCCGATGAAACACACCAGCACGACCTTGCTGCGGCGTTAGAATGCTCAGGCTGCCTGCATCACGCAGGCCGCAGAGTTGTTGTACTGCCTAGTTACTTAGAGCACAGCGACCCACGGCGGAGCATCGGAAGATGACGACTTTGTCGTCATCTGAGGAAGCGAACGACGTGCGGATGACCGAGCGGAGTGAGGTCGGCCGCCAGATAGCTCTAGACATATTGTGGAAGAGGAACATGAAAATCAGAGACATACTACGCGATGAGGCTGTCAAACCGATTAAGCCAAAGCCACCTAAGGCGTCGAAAGCGCTCTCGTCGACGAAGTCAACACGTCACCAAGACGGTAACGACAGTCGATGGCAAACTGAGGAGAGCTACGATCCGCAAGACGACACCGACAACGATCTGTCGAGCACAGAGCGTGACGACGACGGTTTGATCGTCGTCGTCGAACCGATCCCTCAACGACGTCGTCGAAAACCAGCTCAGCGTTCTCGGAACTGCGTCGATCCAACGAGATAACCGACGATCGCAGCTATGAGCACGCTGACGATCATCGTCGTGTATGC
The sequence above is drawn from the Methylobacterium mesophilicum SR1.6/6 genome and encodes:
- a CDS encoding DUF6602 domain-containing protein, translating into MSEWSLEHLLSGLHERVQQSLASSRRAFGHPGTKGDATEGVWLDLFNTYLPKRYQAAKAHVADSRNAFSDQIDVVIYDRQYTPPIFELHGQTIIPAESVYAVFECKQEINAREVGYAHGKIASVRRLHRTSMPVPWLQGKAEPKTPHRIIGGLLTFESGWSPPLGDTLIEALSDADDDSRIDLGCVAANGLFGCTDQGCGTVTAQGKPATAFLLELIARLQECGTVPMIDVRAYASWLTAP
- a CDS encoding nucleotidyltransferase encodes the protein MSADTYLQNILIREAVDIGLYSPVRSLRGALTPILQEWGGQYLMGIAPSGSFAKGTANRSGTDIDLFLSLAQSTPHTLKEIYEKLFAHMERAGFNPKRQNVSIGIRANIAGVSYDVDLVPGRRQDWISQDHSLFRRRADTWTKTNVDKHIQHVSASYRTQEMRVLKLWRNQKQLDFTSFYLEMTVIAALYGAPYTTLANNVWKVFGYLTTKFESARVIDPANTNNILSDELSAEEKRKIKMAAGRALAASDWNQIVT
- a CDS encoding HigA family addiction module antitoxin, translating into MTEQGYTLKNPPHPGSFIRTEIIEGHELSVTEGAEALGVTRPTLSQLLNERVSLSPEMALRIEKAFGVKMDTLMRMQNAYDIAQARRREGEIIVQRYVPKAKESTQPSII
- a CDS encoding type II toxin-antitoxin system RelE/ParE family toxin, with translation MKIRNVRHKGLRRLIETGSTAGLPAAVVDKVQKIVFFLQAMGSEDELHALPTWKPHQFQHGDRAGLWALHVTKNWRITFMINGDQVEIFDLDYEDYH
- a CDS encoding DUF2283 domain-containing protein codes for the protein MKHQYDPAVDALYIPLSTAAVVESEEVRPGIIVDVDAEGRIVGVEILDASTRLAPGADLTGLAA
- a CDS encoding DUF4258 domain-containing protein is translated as MAIIWSVHAHERAIRRGIDPIWAERTVAAPEILEPDPDHPGRLRAYAAIPEAGCRVLRVVYDPKDGNEVIVTVFLDRKRTRALKGGSSA
- a CDS encoding ParA family protein — translated: MSAIVGFVSQKGGVGKSTLARALAREAAAGGLSVKIADLDHEQGTATNWARRRMAANLEPLVPVEPFRTAADAFKAAASVDLLIVDGPARASAGTLEIARGAALVVQPSSTSVDDLEPAVIVFNSLARAGIPRSKLTLALVRVGTEAEEAFARSYVGEAGYDVLAGALLERPAYRQAQNDGQAVTEVRFKGLSERADALVQAIIDRAGL